A window of the Henckelia pumila isolate YLH828 chromosome 3, ASM3356847v2, whole genome shotgun sequence genome harbors these coding sequences:
- the LOC140890139 gene encoding uncharacterized protein has translation MDEECEEVLICPPIGSVKVARTIEASLKEQLIKFLNENKDIFAWAISDLLGVRTEIMEHKMNVIREYCHVIQKKRHFGPEKYDVIQEQVEELLKVGHIQEVYFPTWLSNLVLVPKSSGKCRMCVGRPEGLLPLAQNRSTGGFYIWERVVMFPRRLSRVSPNSPSQGRPVKVQGEELFVYLDVTPRAASSVLVRKEGINHLPVYFVSYDLKGAELNYMTQENLALALVITARKLRPYCLYHPIIVLTNSTLGKIAANPDASGRLIKWITELSEYDINFEPRTAIKAQALADFLAETVQLEQEDHWKIFVDGSSCQTESGVEIVIVSPWGEETNISIRLDFRASKNEAEYEALLLGLKAAQNLGVSRATLYSDSQLSIQQSKGKFETRNEKMIKYARALDKVNEDFTELTLELIPRTENTKADHLARFASSIGEPFEPGLKEKSWYLNLKV, from the exons ATGGATGAAGAGTGCGAAGAAGTTTTGATTTGCCCTCCAATTGGGTCAGTCAAGGTGGCTCGAACTATAGAGGCCTCTCTTAAAGAACAACTGATAAAATTCCTGAACGAGAACAAAGATATCTTTGCATGGGCCATATCCGATCTCTTAGGAGTACGTACAGAAATAATGGAACACAAGATGAATGTTATACGAGAATATTGCCATGTTATTCAGAAGAAACGACACTTCGGGCCTGAAAAATATGATGTGATTCAAGAACAAGTTGAGGAACTCTTGAAGGTCGGGCACATTCAAGAAGTATACTTCCCGACCTGGTTATCAAATTTAGTACTTGTACCCAAGTCCTCGGGTAAATGTCGCATGTGCGTAGGCAGGCCCGAAGGATTGCTACCCCTTGCCCAGAATAGATCAACTGGTGGATTCTACATCTGGGAACGAGTTGTTATGTTTCCTAGACGGCTATCAAGGGTATCACCAAATTCCCCTAGCCAAGGAAGACCAGTAAAAG TTCAGGGGGAAGAACTCTTTGTGTACCTAGATGTCACACCTCGAGCTGCTAGCTCGGTCCTAGTCAGGAAGGAGGGAATTAATCATTTACCCGTCTACTTTGTTAGTTATGACTTGAAGGGAGCAGAGCTCAACTACATGACTCAAGAAAATTTAGCTCTGGCCCTCGTCATTACAGCCAGGAAATTGAGACCCTACTGTCTGTATCACCCGATCATTGTTCTTACTAACAGCACATTGGGAAAAATCGCGGCCAACCCGGATGCATCGGGAAGATTGATCAAGTGGATTACAGAGTTAAGTGAGTATGACATAAATTTTGAGCCCCGAACTGCCATCAAAGCTCAAGCCCTAGCTGATTTCCTAGCAGAGACCGTCCAGTTAGAGCAAGAAGACCATTGGAAAATATTTGTAGATGGATCATCTTGTCAAACCGAAAGCGGGGTCGAAATTGTGATAGTATCACCCTGGGGTGAGGAAACCAACATCTCAATAAGGTTGGATTTCCGAGCATCCAAAAATGAAGCGGAATATGAAGCACTCTTACTCGGACTAAAGGCTGCTCAAAATCTTGGTGTCTCCCGAGCTACTCTGTATTCAGATTCACAGCTGTCCATACAACAGAGTAAGGGGAAGTTTGAAACTAGGAATGAAAAGATGATAAAATATGCTCGAGCGTTGGACAAAGTTAACGAAGACTTCACCGAACTCACTCTGGAGTTAATCCCGAGGACTGAAAATACAAAGGCCGATCACTTAGCCCGCTTCGCTAGTTCCATAGGTGAACCATTCGAGCCCGGACTTAAGGAGAAGAGCTGGTATCTAAACTTGAAAGTCTAG
- the LOC140890138 gene encoding uncharacterized protein: MISEGPTDGYSKRARKLSSRKLSNMEIADQAVQTGPTLSFGPGDLKSLSDTAHNDALVIRALVSNYDVARIFVDSGISVNVLFQETINQMDLGEYKVEPVVKLLFGFIGHAIRPIGLINFLLTLGKDRTIKTRIVSFIIVDAPSAYNAILGRPDMNTFMAVASALYQKIKFPVGNEVGEVQGDQKFF; the protein is encoded by the coding sequence ATGATTTCTGAAGGACCTACGGATGGATATTCCAAGAGGGCAAGGAAATTGAGCAGTCGGAAATTGAGCAACATGGAAATTGCCGATCAGGCGGTTCAGACAGGCCCGACCCTTTCATTTGGTCCTGGTGACCTTAAAAGCTTGTCAGATACTGCCCATAATGATGCGCTGGTCATTCGAGCTCTGGTTTCCAATTATGATGTGGCTAGGATTTTCGTGGACTCTGGAATCTCGGTCAATGTATTGTTCCAAGAAACAATAAATCAAATGGATTTGGGAGAATATAAAGTAGAACCAGTAGTGAAGTTGTTGTTTGGATTTATTGGTCATGCCATCCGACCTATTGGATTGATCAACTTTTTACTAACTCTGGGCAAGGACCGCACGATCAAGACCCGAATCGTCAGCTTTATTATTGTGGATGCACCTTCGGCTTATAACGCCATTTTAGGGAGACCGGACATGAATACCTTCATGGCCGTTGCCTCGGCTCTATATCAAAAGATCAAATTTCCTGTAGGCAATGAAGTGGGTGAGGTGCAAGGAGAtcagaaatttttttga